Proteins from one Malaya genurostris strain Urasoe2022 chromosome 2, Malgen_1.1, whole genome shotgun sequence genomic window:
- the LOC131432320 gene encoding uncharacterized protein LOC131432320, whose product MTQNVLGTCCDNEIEIIFYEGNYCNQAMDVLRKSFFLNETVCIGAEVNLDSQAQQELEKLCLDVASSGVSLLARCKSNDEIVGVSFNVLQTPSGPGEVNYFETFRDQCKSESAKSLMQYMITMDAKVDLFQMFNVDCLLEIMFLATLPAFEGRGIASKLVSCSIDLAKKLKQGQDNEILSDISNHRRPQLVSALFTSRVSQKVGVKNKFSAINEVPHAEFVFRGKTYSDRIGPDHPTSTLMAREI is encoded by the exons ATGACACAAAATGTACTCGGAACATGCTGTGATaacgaaattgaaatcattTTCTACGAGGGGAACTACTGTAATCAAGCAATGGATGTTTTGCGGAAGTCATTCTTTCTAAACGAAACCGTATGTATTGGAGCAGAAGTGAATCTCGATAGTCAAGCTCAACAAGAGCTGGAGAAACTTTGTCTGGATGTTGCCAGTAGCGGCGTTTCACTGCTGGCACGATGCAAATCGAACGATGAAATCGTAGGAGTATCTTTCAATGTACTGCAA ACACCCAGCGGTCCAGGAGAAGTGaattattttgaaacatttcggGATCAGTGCAAATCGGAAAGTGCAAAGAGTCTCATGCAATACATGATTACCATGGATGCCAAAGTTGACCTGTTCCAGATGTTTAATGTAGATTGTCTCCTGGAGATCATGTTTTTGGCCACGTTACCCGCTTTCGAAGGAAGAGGAATTGCGAGTAAACTTGTTTCTTGTTCGATCGATCTGGCGAAGAAACTGAAGCAAGGCCAAGACAATGAAATTCTGTCGGATATTTCCAACCATAGAAGGCCTCAGCTTGTTTCAGCGCTCTTCACGTCGAGAGTATCGCAAAAAGTTGGCGTCAAAAATAAGTTCTCAGCAATTAATGAAGTACCTCACGCGGAATTTGTTTTTCGCGGTAAAACGTATAGCGATCGCATTGGACCTGATCATCCGACATCTACACTGATGGCTAGAGAAATCTAA